A single Prevotella sp. E15-22 DNA region contains:
- a CDS encoding porin family protein, with product MKRNVIILAMLAMPLIGNAQREVGSWTLTPKVGINIAKLTDPDIYVGIDGEKMEYTSKAGLVAGAELEYQLRERFSLSGGLLYSNQGTKMKDNSQFHNSSSTLHYLNIPLTANFYITPDFAFHLGLQPGFALKKHIHEEMLDEHGNWTVTSSDDTWFKTFDLSIPIGLSYTIGAIRIDVRYNLGLTNATKIDAVKIHNRVVQLTVGYRFEL from the coding sequence ATGAAGAGAAACGTTATCATATTAGCAATGCTTGCAATGCCGTTGATTGGCAATGCACAACGAGAAGTAGGTAGTTGGACACTGACGCCAAAAGTTGGTATCAACATCGCCAAGTTGACAGATCCGGACATCTATGTCGGCATTGACGGGGAGAAAATGGAATACACCAGCAAGGCTGGGCTTGTGGCTGGTGCAGAATTAGAGTATCAGCTGCGCGAAAGGTTCAGCCTGTCGGGTGGACTCCTTTATTCCAACCAGGGAACGAAGATGAAAGACAATTCACAATTCCATAACTCTTCATCCACGCTGCATTACCTTAATATCCCCTTGACGGCAAACTTCTACATCACTCCCGACTTTGCCTTTCACTTGGGCTTACAGCCAGGCTTTGCACTGAAGAAGCACATCCATGAGGAAATGCTTGATGAACATGGCAACTGGACTGTGACATCGAGCGATGACACCTGGTTCAAGACCTTTGACCTCAGCATCCCTATTGGCCTGTCGTACACGATAGGTGCCATACGGATAGATGTCCGCTATAACCTCGGCCTGACGAACGCTACAAAAATTGATGCAGTCAAGATTCACAACAGGGTCGTTCAGTTGACCGTTGGGTACAGATTTGAGCTATAA
- a CDS encoding helix-turn-helix domain-containing protein, with the protein MEHFTAEEIARLLKREDLSITDVAYQLDFNTTNYFTRYVKRVLGMTPSQYKAKFSVKK; encoded by the coding sequence ATCGAGCACTTCACTGCCGAAGAAATTGCCCGCCTGCTGAAGCGCGAAGACCTATCGATTACGGATGTAGCCTATCAGCTGGATTTCAACACCACCAATTACTTCACCCGCTACGTGAAGCGCGTTCTTGGCATGACTCCCAGCCAGTATAAGGCAAAGTTTAGCGTAAAAAAATAG
- a CDS encoding SDR family NAD(P)-dependent oxidoreductase produces the protein MKRTIIITGGTTGIGKATAYQFAKNGWNVVITSRSEKKGQAFVEEAKNEGLDMTFFQLDVTNEEQVAQVIEQTVAKFGKLDSIVNNSGISLGAAPLADTETDEFKQQLDTNVLGVYYGMKYAIRAMLKTGGGTIVNLASIAGLNGLIYTAQYCATKHAVVGLTKAAAIDYAQQGIRINAVAPGAIKTDILKHAIEAGAYDEKGIAAIHPMNRMGEVQDIALAIYYLASPDNKFLTGTILNVDGGYNCR, from the coding sequence ATGAAGAGAACAATTATCATTACGGGTGGTACAACAGGTATCGGTAAGGCTACGGCTTACCAGTTTGCAAAGAACGGTTGGAATGTGGTTATTACAAGTAGAAGTGAAAAGAAGGGTCAGGCATTCGTCGAGGAAGCCAAGAACGAGGGGTTGGATATGACCTTCTTCCAGTTGGATGTGACGAACGAGGAGCAGGTGGCTCAGGTCATCGAGCAGACGGTGGCCAAGTTCGGCAAGCTGGACAGCATTGTCAACAACTCTGGCATCTCGCTGGGTGCCGCACCGCTGGCTGACACCGAGACGGACGAGTTCAAGCAGCAGCTGGACACCAACGTCCTGGGCGTTTATTACGGCATGAAGTATGCCATCCGCGCCATGCTGAAGACGGGCGGTGGCACGATTGTCAATCTGGCATCTATCGCAGGACTCAACGGACTGATTTACACCGCACAATATTGCGCAACTAAGCACGCCGTGGTGGGACTGACCAAGGCTGCTGCCATCGACTACGCCCAGCAAGGTATCCGCATCAACGCCGTTGCTCCCGGAGCCATCAAGACCGACATCCTGAAGCACGCTATCGAGGCTGGGGCTTATGATGAGAAGGGCATTGCTGCCATCCATCCGATGAATCGCATGGGCGAGGTGCAGGACATTGCCCTGGCTATCTATTATCTGGCTAGTCCCGACAACAAATTCCTGACAGGTACCATCCTCAACGTTGACGGCGGTTATAATTGTAGATAA